One window of Anaeromyxobacter diazotrophicus genomic DNA carries:
- a CDS encoding nitrate reductase subunit alpha gives MSWIQDLVSPRERAWEDLYRNRHQHDKVVRSTHGVNCTGGCSWNIHVKNGVVALETQALDYPRISCDVPGYEPRGCQRGISASWYLYSPLRVKHPYLRGALMDLWRAARAEHADPVAAWASIVDDPASRRRYQEARGKGGLRRTTWEEALELVAASTVHTLKRHGPDRIIGFSPIPAMSMLSFAAGSRFLQLLGGVNLSFYDWYCDLPNASPEVWGEQTDVAESADWYHSKYIVSMGSNVSMTRTPDVHFVAEARHDGAKFVVLSPDFSTSAKYADWWVPLHAGQDGAFWLAVDHVILKEFHADRQVPFFADYVGRYSDAPFLVELEREGEAWVPGRMLPASQLARYAGEEHGDFKFLLWDEASDAPRMPQGTLGFRWQHAKGRWNLELKDGSDGAALAPRLSFLGAHDARYRVAFAEHAEGKVAHREVPVRHVETARGRVAVATVYDLLFARHGVSRGLGGEYAKDYDDAEAAYTPAWQERYTGVDRKDVIKFAREWATTAERTNGKCSVIIGAGVNQWYHADLAYRAAITGLVLCGCVGRNGGGLNHYVGQEKLAPVAPWAALAFGLDWAKPARLQNAPSFHYVHSDQWRYEGAADLSHLNQVRAPGGFTAGHTLDHQVRAVRQGWLPFFPQLDRSPFEVVRQAEAAGARTDQEIADWVVRQLREKKLRFAVEDPDAPSSWPRVWFIWRGNALLASAKGHEYFLRHYLGTHDAIAAGEAARGEVKEAVWREEAPRGKLDLIVDLNFRMDTSALYSDVVLPAATWYEKDDLNTTDMHSYIHPLQAAVPPCWEARSDWDIFKAVAEKVSELARVHLPRPVRDLVLSPLQHDTPAELAQRELRDWAKGECEPVPGKTMPGLAVVERDYPNLHRRFISLGPVVRKAGLSAHGLTWPVADLYDELVRDRPTVEWGGERYPSLEKAAQAADAILHLAPETNGESAWRAFKAEEEKVGLPLADLAEKTRGVRLTFADLARQPRRLLDSPCWTGLTGGGRTYSAYCLNVERLVPWRTLTGRQHFYLDHPGFLAFDEALPTYKAKPELAVLRDLDATADRRPSVTLNYLTPHGKWGIHSTYGDNLRMLTLSRGIHPLWMNDEDAAGIGVADNDWVEAVNDNGAVVTRAVVSARIPRGLCLLYHSPERTVGVPRAPSRGNRRGGGHNSLTRVRLKPTLMLGGYGQFTYAVNYWGPTGNNRDTFVRVTKLEGAPRW, from the coding sequence ATGAGCTGGATCCAGGACCTCGTCAGCCCGCGCGAGCGCGCGTGGGAGGACCTGTACCGGAACCGCCACCAGCACGACAAGGTGGTGCGGAGCACGCACGGCGTGAACTGCACCGGCGGCTGCTCCTGGAACATCCACGTGAAGAACGGGGTGGTCGCCCTCGAGACGCAGGCGCTCGACTACCCGCGCATCTCCTGCGACGTGCCGGGCTACGAGCCGCGCGGCTGCCAGCGCGGCATCTCCGCCTCCTGGTACCTCTACAGCCCCCTGCGCGTGAAGCACCCGTACCTGCGCGGCGCGCTCATGGACCTCTGGCGCGCGGCGCGGGCCGAGCACGCCGATCCGGTCGCCGCCTGGGCCTCCATCGTGGACGACCCGGCGTCCCGGCGGCGCTACCAGGAGGCGCGCGGAAAGGGCGGGCTGCGGCGCACCACCTGGGAGGAGGCGCTCGAGCTGGTGGCGGCCTCCACGGTCCACACGCTGAAGCGGCACGGCCCCGACCGCATCATCGGCTTCTCGCCCATCCCGGCCATGTCGATGCTCTCCTTCGCGGCCGGGTCGCGCTTCCTGCAGCTCCTCGGGGGCGTGAACCTCTCCTTCTACGACTGGTACTGCGACCTGCCCAACGCCTCGCCCGAGGTGTGGGGGGAGCAGACGGACGTCGCCGAGAGCGCCGACTGGTATCACTCCAAGTACATCGTCTCCATGGGCTCCAACGTCTCCATGACGCGGACGCCCGACGTGCACTTCGTGGCCGAGGCGCGCCACGACGGCGCCAAGTTCGTGGTGCTCTCGCCCGACTTCAGCACCTCGGCCAAGTACGCCGACTGGTGGGTGCCGCTCCACGCCGGCCAGGACGGCGCCTTCTGGCTGGCGGTGGACCACGTCATCCTGAAGGAGTTCCACGCCGACCGGCAGGTCCCGTTCTTCGCCGACTACGTCGGCCGGTACAGCGACGCGCCGTTCCTGGTGGAGCTCGAGCGGGAGGGCGAGGCGTGGGTGCCGGGCCGGATGCTCCCGGCGAGCCAGCTCGCGCGCTACGCCGGCGAGGAGCACGGCGACTTCAAGTTCCTCCTCTGGGACGAGGCCTCGGACGCGCCGCGGATGCCGCAGGGGACGCTCGGCTTCCGCTGGCAGCACGCCAAGGGGCGCTGGAACCTGGAGCTGAAGGACGGCTCCGACGGCGCCGCGCTCGCCCCGCGCCTCTCCTTCCTGGGCGCCCACGACGCGCGCTACCGGGTCGCCTTCGCCGAGCACGCCGAGGGCAAGGTCGCGCACCGCGAGGTCCCGGTCCGCCACGTCGAGACGGCGCGCGGGCGGGTGGCGGTCGCCACCGTCTACGACCTCCTCTTCGCCCGGCACGGCGTCTCGCGCGGGCTCGGCGGCGAGTACGCGAAGGACTACGACGACGCCGAGGCGGCCTACACCCCGGCCTGGCAGGAGCGCTACACCGGGGTCGACCGGAAGGACGTCATCAAGTTCGCCCGCGAGTGGGCCACCACCGCCGAGCGCACGAACGGAAAGTGCAGCGTCATCATCGGCGCCGGCGTGAACCAGTGGTACCACGCCGACCTCGCCTACCGCGCCGCCATCACCGGGCTCGTGCTGTGCGGCTGCGTGGGGCGGAACGGCGGCGGGCTCAACCACTACGTGGGCCAGGAGAAGCTCGCGCCGGTGGCGCCCTGGGCGGCGCTGGCGTTCGGGCTCGACTGGGCGAAGCCCGCCCGGCTCCAGAACGCGCCCAGCTTCCACTACGTCCACAGCGACCAGTGGCGCTACGAGGGCGCCGCCGACCTCTCGCACCTGAACCAGGTGCGCGCGCCGGGCGGGTTCACCGCCGGCCACACCCTCGACCACCAGGTGCGTGCGGTGCGTCAGGGCTGGCTGCCCTTCTTCCCGCAGCTCGACCGGAGCCCGTTCGAGGTGGTGCGGCAGGCGGAGGCCGCGGGGGCGAGGACCGACCAGGAGATCGCCGACTGGGTGGTGCGCCAGCTCCGCGAGAAGAAGCTCCGCTTCGCGGTGGAGGACCCGGACGCGCCCTCGAGCTGGCCGCGGGTGTGGTTCATCTGGCGCGGCAACGCGCTCCTCGCGAGCGCCAAGGGGCACGAGTACTTCCTGCGGCACTACCTCGGCACCCACGACGCCATCGCCGCCGGCGAGGCCGCGCGCGGCGAGGTGAAGGAGGCGGTCTGGCGCGAGGAGGCGCCGCGCGGGAAGCTCGACCTGATCGTCGACCTCAACTTCCGGATGGACACCTCGGCGCTCTACTCCGACGTCGTCCTGCCGGCGGCCACCTGGTACGAGAAGGACGACCTCAACACCACCGACATGCACTCCTACATCCACCCGCTGCAGGCGGCCGTGCCGCCCTGCTGGGAGGCGCGGAGCGACTGGGACATCTTCAAGGCGGTGGCGGAGAAGGTGAGCGAGCTCGCGCGCGTGCACCTGCCCCGGCCGGTGCGCGACCTCGTCCTGTCGCCCCTGCAGCACGACACGCCGGCCGAGCTGGCGCAGCGCGAGCTCCGCGACTGGGCGAAGGGCGAGTGCGAGCCGGTCCCGGGCAAGACCATGCCGGGCCTGGCGGTGGTGGAGCGCGACTACCCGAACCTCCACCGCCGCTTCATCTCGCTCGGACCGGTGGTTCGCAAGGCGGGCCTGTCCGCGCACGGCCTCACCTGGCCGGTCGCCGACCTCTACGACGAGCTCGTCCGCGACCGGCCCACCGTGGAGTGGGGCGGCGAGCGGTACCCCTCGCTGGAGAAGGCGGCGCAGGCGGCGGACGCGATCCTGCACCTCGCCCCGGAGACCAACGGCGAGTCGGCCTGGCGTGCCTTCAAGGCCGAGGAGGAGAAGGTGGGCCTGCCGCTGGCGGACCTGGCCGAGAAGACGCGCGGCGTGCGCCTCACCTTCGCCGACCTGGCGCGCCAGCCGCGCCGGCTCCTCGACAGCCCGTGCTGGACCGGCCTCACCGGCGGCGGCCGCACCTACTCCGCCTACTGCCTCAACGTCGAGCGGCTCGTCCCCTGGCGCACGCTGACCGGCCGGCAGCACTTCTACCTGGACCACCCCGGCTTCCTCGCCTTCGACGAGGCGCTGCCCACCTACAAGGCCAAGCCCGAGCTGGCGGTGCTGCGCGACCTCGACGCGACGGCGGACCGGCGCCCGTCCGTCACGCTGAACTACCTCACCCCGCACGGGAAGTGGGGCATCCACTCCACTTACGGCGACAACCTGCGGATGCTCACGCTCTCGCGCGGCATCCACCCGCTGTGGATGAACGACGAGGACGCGGCGGGCATCGGCGTCGCCGACAACGACTGGGTGGAGGCGGTGAACGACAACGGCGCGGTGGTGACGCGGGCGGTGGTGAGCGCGCGCATCCCGCGCGGCCTGTGCCTGCTCTACCACTCGCCGGAGCGCACCGTCGGCGTGCCCCGGGCGCCCTCCCGCGGGAACCGCCGGGGCGGCGGCCACAACAGCCTCACCCGCGTGCGCCTCAAGCCCACCCTCATGCTGGGCGGCTACGGCCAGTTCACCTACGCGGTCAACTACTGGGGCCCGACGGGCAACAACCGCGACACCTTCGTCCGGGTCACGAAGCTCGAGGGCGCGCCCCGCTGGTAG
- the narH gene encoding nitrate reductase subunit beta: MNVRAQISSVFHLDKCIGCHTCSVACKNQWTDRRGVEYAWWNDVETKPGAGYPVLWEDQEKYRGGWTVEGGRPALRQGGPGATLARLFHNPALPVLKDYYEPFTYRYQDLFDAPAGDDQPTARPISLLDGRPIDIESGPNWDDDLGGSPVYAAQDPGLARLTAAEREQLFEVERLAFFYLPRICNHCLNPACVAACPSGAIYKRGEDGVVLVSQDKCRSWRMCISACPYKKVYYNWSTGKSEKCILCYPRLEVGEAPACFHTCVGRIRYLGVLLYDADRLAAAASRPDAELVEAQREVLLDPADPAVAAEARASGVSEQVLEAARRSPVWRFVKEWGLALPLHAEWRTLPMLFYVPPLLPALAGPAEGDGGFFTSLERARLPLRYLAGLFGAGNTEVVEAAYRKLIAVRLHRRAAQVGDLPPAAAAGALAAAGLTPRQADEIYRLTALASMPERVVIPGLAREEQTEPTADPQRQYAAGFGFLRPPVGR, translated from the coding sequence ATGAACGTCCGCGCGCAGATCTCGTCGGTGTTCCACCTCGACAAGTGCATCGGGTGCCACACCTGCAGCGTCGCCTGCAAGAACCAGTGGACCGACCGCCGCGGCGTCGAGTACGCGTGGTGGAACGACGTCGAGACGAAGCCGGGGGCCGGCTACCCGGTGCTGTGGGAGGACCAGGAGAAGTACCGCGGCGGCTGGACCGTGGAGGGCGGGCGGCCGGCGCTGCGGCAGGGCGGCCCGGGCGCCACCCTGGCGCGGCTCTTCCACAACCCCGCGCTGCCGGTGCTGAAGGACTACTACGAGCCCTTCACCTACCGTTACCAGGACCTCTTCGACGCCCCCGCCGGCGACGACCAGCCCACCGCCCGCCCCATCTCGCTCCTCGACGGGCGGCCCATCGACATCGAGAGCGGGCCGAACTGGGACGACGACCTGGGCGGCTCGCCGGTCTACGCGGCGCAGGATCCCGGCCTGGCGCGCCTCACCGCCGCCGAGCGGGAGCAGCTCTTCGAGGTCGAGCGGCTCGCCTTCTTCTACCTGCCGCGCATCTGCAACCACTGCCTCAACCCGGCCTGCGTGGCGGCGTGCCCCTCGGGCGCGATCTACAAGCGCGGCGAGGACGGCGTCGTCCTCGTCTCCCAGGACAAGTGCCGCTCCTGGCGCATGTGCATCTCGGCCTGCCCGTACAAGAAGGTCTATTACAACTGGTCCACCGGGAAGTCGGAGAAGTGCATCCTCTGCTACCCGCGCCTCGAGGTCGGCGAGGCGCCGGCCTGCTTCCACACCTGCGTCGGCCGCATCCGCTACCTGGGCGTCCTCCTGTACGACGCCGACCGCCTGGCGGCGGCCGCGTCGCGGCCGGACGCCGAGCTGGTCGAAGCGCAGCGCGAGGTCCTCCTGGACCCCGCCGATCCGGCGGTGGCGGCGGAGGCCCGCGCGTCGGGCGTCTCCGAGCAGGTCCTCGAGGCCGCGCGCCGCTCGCCGGTGTGGCGCTTCGTGAAGGAGTGGGGGCTGGCCCTCCCGCTGCACGCGGAGTGGAGGACGCTCCCCATGCTCTTCTACGTCCCGCCGCTGCTGCCCGCGCTGGCGGGGCCGGCCGAGGGCGACGGCGGCTTCTTCACCTCGCTCGAGCGGGCGCGGCTGCCCCTGCGCTACCTGGCCGGCCTGTTCGGCGCCGGGAACACCGAGGTGGTCGAGGCCGCCTACCGGAAGCTCATCGCGGTCCGCCTGCACCGCCGCGCCGCCCAGGTGGGCGACCTCCCGCCCGCCGCCGCCGCGGGGGCGCTCGCCGCGGCGGGGCTCACCCCGCGGCAGGCGGACGAGATCTACCGGCTGACGGCGCTCGCCAGCATGCCGGAGCGGGTGGTCATCCCCGGCCTCGCCCGCGAGGAGCAGACCGAGCCGACCGCCGATCCCCAGCGGCAGTACGCCGCCGGCTTCGGGTTCCTCCGCCCGCCGGTGGGGAGGTGA
- a CDS encoding nitrate reductase molybdenum cofactor assembly chaperone, producing the protein MPDARRRDLYAAFADLLSYPRGQVAAAAARAQALAGARGEAGTALARFTAAVGAHDGTWLEELYTSTFDLAPACAPYVGHQLFGDSPIRGPFLAKLAEVFAAGGFQPREELGDHVAEVLRFAAQAPPAPALDELLRDGLVPALEKMIASLEEPRNPYREVLAALLALLALLGRGSADAARAAQEVAT; encoded by the coding sequence GTGCCCGACGCGCGCCGCCGCGACCTGTACGCCGCCTTCGCGGACCTCCTCTCCTACCCGCGCGGCCAGGTGGCCGCCGCGGCGGCGCGGGCGCAGGCGCTCGCCGGCGCCCGCGGCGAGGCCGGGACCGCGCTCGCCCGGTTCACCGCCGCGGTGGGGGCCCACGACGGCACCTGGCTGGAGGAGCTCTACACCTCCACCTTCGACCTGGCGCCCGCGTGCGCCCCGTACGTCGGCCACCAGCTCTTCGGGGACTCGCCCATCCGCGGACCGTTCCTGGCCAAGCTGGCCGAGGTCTTCGCCGCCGGCGGGTTCCAGCCGCGGGAGGAGCTCGGGGATCACGTGGCCGAGGTGCTCCGCTTCGCGGCGCAGGCGCCGCCCGCGCCGGCGCTGGACGAGCTCCTGCGGGACGGGCTCGTCCCGGCGCTGGAGAAGATGATCGCCTCGCTCGAGGAGCCCCGGAACCCGTACCGCGAGGTGCTGGCGGCGCTGCTCGCGCTGCTCGCGCTGCTCGGCCGCGGGAGCGCCGACGCGGCGCGCGCCGCGCAGGAGGTGGCCACGTGA
- a CDS encoding respiratory nitrate reductase subunit gamma: MSDLFLFGIFPYLAVALAVGGLVHRYRTLRHTVTARSSQLLEDRALYWGSVPWHYAILAILLAHLGATLFPGAWGRLLGAPGRLLALEVSGLALGGLAVLGIALLLVRRSRLGASTGAMDWVVLALLLLQAATGLYVAFTLRWGGAWYVQTAAPWLASLATLSPQVDRMAPLPAAVKLHAVNAFALVALLPLSKLAHLTSLPVAYLWRPPQVVVWRRAPGGPVRTPRPAGGGSATASRG, from the coding sequence GTGAGCGACCTGTTCCTCTTCGGCATCTTCCCGTACCTCGCGGTGGCGCTGGCCGTGGGTGGCCTCGTCCACCGCTACCGGACCCTGCGTCACACGGTGACGGCGCGCTCCTCGCAGCTCCTGGAGGATCGGGCCCTGTACTGGGGCTCCGTGCCGTGGCACTACGCCATCCTGGCGATCCTGCTGGCGCACCTCGGCGCCACGCTCTTCCCCGGCGCGTGGGGCCGCCTGCTCGGCGCGCCGGGGCGCCTCCTCGCGCTCGAGGTGAGCGGGCTCGCGCTGGGCGGCCTGGCCGTGCTCGGGATCGCGCTCCTGCTGGTGCGCCGCTCCCGGCTCGGCGCCAGCACCGGCGCCATGGACTGGGTGGTGCTGGCGCTGCTCCTCCTGCAGGCCGCGACCGGCCTCTACGTCGCCTTCACGCTGCGCTGGGGCGGGGCGTGGTACGTGCAGACCGCCGCGCCCTGGCTCGCCTCCCTGGCGACGCTCTCACCGCAGGTGGACCGCATGGCGCCGCTCCCGGCGGCGGTGAAGCTCCACGCCGTGAACGCCTTCGCGCTGGTGGCGCTCCTGCCGCTCTCGAAGCTCGCGCACCTGACGAGCCTGCCGGTCGCCTACCTCTGGCGGCCGCCGCAGGTGGTCGTCTGGCGGCGCGCGCCGGGCGGCCCGGTCAGAACACCGCGTCCGGCAGGCGGGGGTTCAGCCACAGCTTCTCGAGGGTGA
- the galU gene encoding UTP--glucose-1-phosphate uridylyltransferase GalU, translated as MAPAPIRKAVIPAAGLGTRFLPATKAVPKELLPIVDTPTIQYIVAEAVAAGVRDVIIVNAKGKETIVDHFDVAKELEAHLAKTGKTALRDEIRSIAKMANVVSIRQQEPLGLGHAVLCAKDLVGDEPFVVMLGDDIIDAAVPGAKQLAACWARHGLGTIALMEVPREETHLYGIAAGQPLDDRTLRIERLVEKPKRDPPSNLAVIGRYVLPPRIFEILERVEPGVGGELQLTDALAVLAREEGLLGYRFEGDRYDAGDRFGYLKANVAFALKRPDLRQPLLAWLREVVQ; from the coding sequence ATGGCGCCCGCTCCCATCCGCAAGGCGGTCATCCCCGCAGCCGGCCTCGGCACCCGCTTCCTGCCCGCGACCAAGGCGGTGCCGAAGGAGCTGCTGCCGATCGTGGACACGCCCACGATCCAGTACATCGTGGCGGAGGCGGTGGCGGCCGGCGTGCGCGACGTCATCATCGTGAACGCGAAGGGGAAGGAGACCATCGTCGACCACTTCGACGTGGCGAAGGAGCTCGAGGCGCACCTCGCCAAGACCGGCAAGACGGCGCTGCGCGACGAGATCCGCAGCATCGCCAAGATGGCGAACGTGGTCTCCATCCGGCAGCAGGAGCCGCTCGGGCTGGGCCACGCGGTGCTGTGCGCGAAGGACCTCGTGGGCGACGAGCCGTTCGTGGTGATGCTGGGCGACGACATCATCGACGCGGCGGTGCCGGGGGCGAAGCAGCTGGCCGCCTGCTGGGCGCGGCACGGGCTCGGCACCATCGCGCTCATGGAGGTGCCGCGCGAGGAGACGCACCTCTACGGCATCGCCGCCGGGCAGCCGCTCGACGACCGCACGCTCCGCATCGAGCGGCTGGTCGAGAAGCCGAAGCGAGACCCGCCGTCGAACCTGGCGGTCATCGGCCGGTACGTCTTGCCGCCGCGCATCTTCGAGATCCTGGAGCGCGTGGAGCCCGGCGTGGGCGGCGAGCTCCAGCTCACCGACGCGCTGGCGGTGCTGGCCCGGGAGGAGGGGCTGCTCGGCTACCGCTTCGAGGGCGATCGCTACGACGCGGGCGACCGCTTCGGCTACCTCAAGGCGAACGTCGCCTTCGCGCTCAAGCGCCCCGACCTGCGCCAGCCGCTGCTCGCCTGGCTCCGCGAGGTGGTCCAGTGA
- a CDS encoding TraR/DksA family transcriptional regulator, producing MRKLELSRYRNTLAEQLAALGRHGAATAQELAESGDELPDPADRATRETDLEGELRMRDRDRRLAAKIQSALARIDAGTFGTCVACGQPIPAERLRARPETDLCIDCKREAERAPQRA from the coding sequence ATGCGCAAGCTGGAGCTGAGCCGGTACCGGAACACCCTCGCGGAGCAGCTCGCCGCGCTCGGCCGGCACGGCGCCGCCACCGCGCAGGAGCTGGCGGAGAGCGGCGACGAGCTCCCCGATCCGGCCGACCGCGCGACCCGCGAGACCGACCTCGAGGGCGAGCTGCGCATGCGCGACCGCGACCGGCGGCTGGCGGCCAAGATCCAGTCGGCGCTGGCCCGGATCGACGCCGGCACGTTCGGCACCTGCGTCGCCTGCGGCCAGCCCATCCCGGCGGAGCGGCTCCGCGCGCGCCCCGAGACGGACCTCTGCATCGACTGCAAGCGCGAGGCGGAGCGCGCGCCGCAGCGCGCGTAG
- a CDS encoding ABC transporter ATP-binding protein, whose product MTGPAPLELPTGTLVEVKDASFSYGARPALEGVSFAAQAGELIGLLGPNGAGKSTLVRLVAGLAAPSRGSVRLCGLDPATAPRRAVARVAALVPQEPRAGWAFTVRESVMMGRAPRQGLLGLPSRLDLGAVEGALQACDLAALADRRLDALSGGERRRVFFARALAQEPRVLLLDEPTAFLDLAHQVAAMRMAEVAARAGLCVIAVLHDLNLAAASCDRLVVLSRGRVVAEGPPAAVLTAERVREVWGLPVWRGVHGETGAPVVLPTVTA is encoded by the coding sequence GTGACGGGCCCCGCCCCGCTGGAGCTGCCCACCGGCACGCTGGTGGAGGTGAAGGACGCGTCCTTCTCCTACGGCGCGCGCCCGGCGCTGGAGGGGGTGTCGTTCGCCGCCCAGGCCGGCGAGCTGATCGGACTCCTGGGCCCGAACGGCGCCGGCAAGAGCACGCTGGTGCGGCTCGTGGCGGGGCTCGCCGCGCCCTCGCGCGGCTCGGTGCGGCTGTGCGGGCTCGACCCGGCCACCGCGCCGCGCCGGGCGGTGGCCCGGGTGGCGGCGCTCGTCCCGCAGGAGCCGCGCGCCGGGTGGGCCTTCACCGTGCGCGAGTCGGTCATGATGGGCCGCGCCCCGCGGCAGGGGCTGCTCGGGCTGCCCTCGCGGCTCGACCTGGGCGCGGTGGAGGGGGCGCTCCAGGCGTGCGATCTCGCCGCGCTGGCGGACCGGCGCCTCGACGCGCTCTCCGGCGGCGAGCGGCGCCGCGTCTTCTTCGCGCGCGCGCTGGCGCAGGAGCCGCGGGTCCTGCTCCTCGACGAGCCGACCGCCTTCCTCGACCTCGCTCACCAGGTGGCGGCGATGCGCATGGCGGAGGTGGCCGCGCGCGCCGGCCTGTGCGTGATCGCCGTGCTGCACGACCTCAACCTGGCCGCCGCCTCCTGCGACCGGCTGGTGGTGCTCTCGCGCGGGCGGGTGGTGGCGGAGGGGCCGCCGGCCGCCGTCCTCACCGCCGAGCGCGTGCGCGAGGTGTGGGGGCTGCCGGTCTGGCGCGGCGTCCACGGCGAGACCGGCGCGCCGGTCGTCCTGCCCACCGTCACTGCATGA
- a CDS encoding amidohydrolase family protein, producing MESPPFTVRRAVGRVAALCAGALLLAVLATWAVQRARPGLFRPGAVRSAPLLLPRIDAHQHLTPGTVEVAVRLAELHGIGALVNLSGGAEGGALEAQLAAARPYGERVVTFMNPDPRGCCGEAWAVREAARAARGQALGARGLSVEIAPGVDLTAASARPLFEACAALGLPVAVSAIGAPDAVAALAARYPLVTFVGEHFAERSEDPAAVRRLMDERPNLWIDVAGRVEELGQAPEAARAAILAHPDRVLFGTELRYVESGGSRGIVLGAGDPILLDDELLGGRERRIFFDATLRFLETRDPGLPDPIPGRDLPGPAGLGLPREVLHRVYHQNAERLLRLGAVRVQG from the coding sequence GTGGAGAGCCCTCCGTTCACCGTCCGTCGCGCCGTGGGGCGCGTGGCCGCGCTCTGCGCCGGCGCGCTGCTCCTCGCCGTCCTCGCCACCTGGGCGGTGCAGCGGGCGCGCCCCGGCCTGTTCCGCCCGGGCGCGGTCCGCTCGGCGCCGCTCCTCCTGCCGCGGATCGACGCGCACCAGCACCTCACGCCCGGCACCGTCGAGGTGGCGGTCCGCCTCGCCGAGCTGCACGGCATCGGCGCGCTGGTGAACCTCTCCGGCGGCGCCGAGGGCGGCGCGCTCGAGGCGCAGCTCGCGGCGGCGCGCCCATACGGCGAGCGGGTGGTCACCTTCATGAACCCCGACCCGCGCGGCTGCTGCGGGGAGGCGTGGGCGGTGCGCGAGGCGGCGCGGGCGGCGCGCGGGCAGGCGCTGGGCGCGCGCGGGCTCTCCGTCGAGATCGCGCCCGGCGTCGACCTGACCGCCGCCTCGGCGCGACCGCTCTTCGAGGCCTGCGCCGCGCTCGGGCTGCCGGTGGCGGTGAGCGCGATCGGCGCCCCGGACGCGGTCGCCGCGCTCGCGGCGCGCTACCCGCTCGTCACCTTCGTCGGCGAGCACTTCGCCGAGCGCTCCGAGGATCCGGCGGCGGTGCGCCGGCTCATGGACGAGCGGCCCAACCTGTGGATCGACGTGGCCGGCCGGGTCGAGGAGCTGGGGCAAGCCCCCGAGGCGGCGCGCGCCGCCATCCTGGCGCACCCCGATCGCGTCCTCTTCGGGACGGAGCTCCGCTACGTCGAGTCGGGCGGCTCGCGCGGGATCGTCCTCGGGGCCGGCGACCCCATCCTGCTCGACGACGAGCTGCTGGGCGGGCGGGAGCGCCGGATCTTCTTCGACGCCACCCTGCGCTTCCTCGAGACGCGGGACCCCGGCCTGCCCGATCCGATCCCCGGGCGCGACCTGCCCGGCCCGGCGGGCCTGGGCCTGCCGCGCGAGGTGCTGCACCGCGTCTACCACCAGAACGCCGAGCGCCTCCTGCGGCTCGGCGCGGTGCGGGTGCAAGGGTGA
- a CDS encoding FecCD family ABC transporter permease gives MTARRVALVCALGLGAVAAAVALSCLLGPQPVGLGRALAGAEPDRSIVLGLRLPRALLAAVVGCALAAAGTALQALLRNPLAEPFVLGVSGGAALGGTLVLLAASLASRLLAPLGDALGSAPPVAAGAIAGAAAATLLVFALGRVGGRLLPEAALLVGVVFNAFAAAVITLLKVLVRPDDAARLLYWLMGAIGYESRGTLALGAACVAAAVGALALLSGRLNLLALGDDEAASLGVHVGRTRAAVLLAASAATGAAVALSGMVGFVGLIVPHAARRVLGPDHRLLVPATALFGAAFLVLADALARLAFLPLGTEPPVGALTAFLGGPLFLWLLRRAEGGRRG, from the coding sequence GTGACCGCGCGGCGCGTCGCGCTCGTCTGCGCGCTCGGCCTCGGCGCCGTCGCGGCGGCGGTCGCCCTCTCCTGCCTGCTCGGGCCGCAGCCGGTGGGGCTCGGCCGCGCGCTCGCCGGCGCCGAGCCCGACCGCTCCATCGTGCTGGGGCTGCGCCTCCCCCGCGCGCTCCTGGCCGCGGTGGTGGGCTGCGCCCTCGCCGCCGCGGGCACGGCGCTGCAGGCGCTCCTGCGCAACCCGCTCGCCGAACCCTTCGTGCTGGGCGTGTCGGGCGGGGCGGCGCTGGGCGGCACGCTGGTGCTCCTCGCCGCCTCGCTCGCCTCCCGCCTCCTCGCCCCGCTCGGCGACGCGCTCGGCTCGGCGCCGCCGGTGGCCGCGGGCGCCATCGCGGGGGCGGCGGCGGCGACGCTGCTCGTCTTCGCGCTCGGCCGCGTCGGCGGGCGGCTCCTGCCCGAGGCGGCGCTCCTCGTGGGCGTCGTCTTCAACGCCTTCGCGGCCGCCGTCATCACCCTGCTCAAGGTGCTCGTGCGCCCCGACGACGCGGCGCGCCTCCTCTACTGGCTCATGGGCGCCATCGGCTACGAGAGCCGGGGCACGCTCGCCCTGGGGGCCGCCTGCGTCGCGGCGGCGGTCGGCGCGCTGGCGCTCCTCTCCGGCCGGCTCAACCTGCTCGCGCTGGGCGACGACGAGGCGGCCAGCCTCGGCGTGCACGTGGGGCGCACCCGCGCCGCGGTGCTGCTCGCGGCGAGCGCCGCCACCGGCGCGGCGGTCGCCCTCTCGGGCATGGTCGGGTTCGTAGGGCTCATCGTGCCCCACGCCGCGCGCCGGGTGCTCGGGCCGGACCACCGGCTGCTGGTCCCCGCCACCGCGCTCTTCGGCGCGGCCTTCCTGGTGCTCGCCGACGCCCTGGCGCGGCTCGCCTTCCTGCCGCTCGGGACCGAGCCGCCGGTCGGCGCGCTGACGGCCTTCCTGGGGGGGCCGCTCTTCCTGTGGCTGCTGCGCCGCGCCGAGGGCGGCCGCCGGGGTTAG